From the genome of Haloferax sp. Atlit-12N:
CGAGGTCAGAGCCGACGCCCACAGCGACCTCGAGATGGTCGCCACGTTGGAGGCCGAGGGACTGTCGAGTTGGATGGACGGCTACGCGCGGACCACCCGGATGCTCTCTGAGTACGAGACCGTCCAGACGGGCGACCCCGACACCATCGACGAGACGCTCGAACGCGAGAAGGACACGCTCCCCGACGAGGTGATGGCTATCCACTACGTGAAGCCCTCGAACCGCGACATCGTCCGCAGCACCGACGGCGTGATAGAGGCCAAGTCGGTCTCCGACCTCGGCCTGTCGTGGACGACCGGGTCGCTGACGATGTACGACCCCGACGCGGTCGCCATCTCCGAGGTCTACCGCTACGCCGGGAGCGAGCGCCTCGCCTTCCTCAGTCCCGTGGCGGGACGGGATGGAGCGGTGATGGTCGTCGTCGACGCGACGAAGCACGCCGAACTGCTGAGCGAACCGGTCGAAGGCTCACAGACCCGCGTCGTGACCGAAAAGGGCGTCATCGCCTTCGACAAGTACGGCAAGAACGTCCTCACGACGTACCGCGAAGGGTCCGAGACGCCGGCGCTCGACGCCGCACTCGGCGGTGAGACCGGCGTCATCGAGCGCGAGGGCGACGGGGAGGCCGGGGACGAAGTCGTCGCCTACGCGCCCGTCTCGGGCACGAACTGGGCGGTTCTCGTGGAAGCGCCGCAGCGTAACGCCTACGCGGTCGCGCAGGTCGTCGAGCGCGACGTCGCCGTCCTCATCGGCGTGGGCCTCGCCGGCCTCGCGCTGGTCGGGGTCGTCATCGGCCGCAACACGGTGCTGTCGCTCCGGCGACTGCGAACCAAGGCGGCGGCACTCGCTGGCGGTGACCTCGACGTGGACCTCGAAACCCACAGAGTCGACGAGTTCGGGGCGCTGACGAACGCGTTCGCCGAGATGCGCGATGGGCTACGCGAGCGCATCGAAGACGCCGAAGACGCCCGACGCGACCTCGCAAGCGCCGCGGACGACTACCGCGAGACGATGGATGCCGCGGCGACGGGCGACCTGACGGTTCGCACGTCGGTCGAACCGGACGACGAGGCCATGGCGGCCGTCGGCGACGGCATCGACGCGATGCTCGCCGACCTCGAAGCGACTATCGGACAGGTCGCGTCGTTCGCGGCGACCGTCGACGCGGCGGGCGAGCGCGTTACCGCCGGCACCGAGGAGGTCAGCGCCGCGTCCGAGCGGGTCGAACTGGCGACGGCCGACATCTCCGACGGCGCGGCCGAGCAGGCGACGCTCCTCTCGGAGGTCTCCTCGGAGATGCAGGACCTCTCGGCGACGGTCGAGGAAGTCGCCGCCTCCGCCGACGAACTCGCTGACCTCGCGGGTGACGCCGCGGAGCGCGGCGAGGCCGGGCGCGACGCGAGCGCCGCCGTCCACGACGAGATGGCGAACATCGACGCACGCGTCGCGGCCGCGGCTGAGGGCGTCGAAGCGCTCCGCGACGAGGTGGCGGACATCGGCGAGGTTGTCGACCTCATCGAGGACATCGCCGACCAGACGAACCTGCTCGCGCTCAACGCGTCTATCGAGGCCGCCCGCGCCGGCGACGCGGGTGCCGGCTTCGCCGTCGTCGCGGACAGCGTGAAGGCGCTCGCCGGCGAGACCGCCGACGCGACGACCGAAATCGCGTCGTCCATCGAGTCCGTCGAGGAGACGGCCGACGAGACGGTCGATGCGGTCACGGCCGCCCGAGAGCGCGTCTCGCGAGGGTCCGAGACGGTCGAAACCGGCGTCACGGCCATCGACGAGGCGGTCGACCGACTGGAGGAAGTCGACCACGGCGTCGCCGCCATCGACGAGGCGACCGCTTCGCAGGCGTCGGCCGCGCAGTCGGTCGCGCGCCTCGCGGACGAGGCGGCCGAAATCGCCGACGAGACGCGAACCGAGGCGGCCGACGTGGCCGGCGCGGCCCACGAACAGAACGACGCGATGGTCACGGTCGCCGGGAAGATGCAGGAGCTATCGTCGACGACCGACGAACTGCGGGCGCTCGCGGACCGGTTCGAAGTACGCGAGGAAGGAGCGCGCGACGGCGTCGCCGACGCGAGAGAATCCGGAGCCGAGGGCGATGCAACTGCGGCGGATGAGACGGGTTCCGAACCGATTTCGTCGCCGACGATGGCCGACCTCGCGACCGACGGCTCGGGCGGGGACGGCTGAATCGGGAAAACGCGAATCTATCCGCGACGGTCCGGGCGAGAACTGACGCGGCCGCGTCGCTGGCGGAGTGTTGCTACTTGCATATCGCTCGGGTCAGTTGTTCGATTCGAGCGCGCGCGAACGCGAGCCGACGGCTCTTCGATGTGAGTTTCGTGAGAAAGGGATAGGCAGCCGCACGGGAGCGGCCCGCGCGGCAAATGCCGCCCTAGATTGGTCCCCGCTGACGCTTCGGCCCTCCAAAGCGAAGCGTCACCTGAATGGAGTGCGGCGAGATACTTAAACGTGCCGCCATCCGCCCAAAACCACCGCAGGCGGGCGATTAGAGGGCGCTCGCGACGCAACGGGCTTTTCTCCCGTCGGGACCTTCGTCCGGGCATGAGCGAAGACGACATCCCCGGTCGGGTCCGCCGCGCGTTCGGCGACCACGGGTCGTTCGAACCGGTCGACGACCGCACCTTCGAGTCCGTGACGACGCCGTTCGACGGCACCGTCAGCGTCGCGGCGCAGGAGAGCGGCCACGTCGAGTTCGGCGTGGAGGTCCGCGTCCCGATGCTCTCGGCGGTCGCCGACGACGTGGCACCCGTCGTCGAAGACGGCTGGTACGAGACGTTCGAACTCCGCCTCGAAGACGTAAACGGCGTCGTCGCCGGCGACCACGACCTCGACCCCGACGTGACGCGCGCGGGCGACGAGGCGGTCGTCCGAGCGAGTTTCGCCGACATCAACGAGCGCCGCGGCGTCGACGACGCCGGCGCGGTCATCGACTACGTCGAAGGCACGTTCGTCGAGGGAATCATTCCCGGCTACGACTACGGCGAACCGGTGACGAGTCTCATCCAGAACGCGCGAGACGCCGCCGGCGCGGGCTTCTAAACACGGGAACCGAGCACTTCTGTAGCACTTCTGTTTGGTCGGGTCGGTCGGTTCAACCGCGGGTCGGGTGGGACCCTGCGGTCGCTTCCGACTCAGTCCATCGCGATGTACGTCTGAGTGTCCTCGATACCCGGAACCGACTGGATGCCGCCGGCGATGTCTTTCACGTCGGCGGGGGTGTCCACCTCGACTTTCACGATGAAGTCCACGTCGCCCGCGACGATGTGGGCGCTGACGATGCCGTCCGAGACGGCCAGTAGCTCCTGTTTCAGCTGGTCGATACTGTCTGAGACGGGCGCGGCCTTGACCATGATGTAGGCGTAGACCATCGTCACGCACCTCCCGGCGCGGTGACGACCTCGTCGCCGACGAGCAGTTGTCGCACGTCGTTGAGCACGTCGAAGTCAGCGAGGACGGCCACGCGGTCACCCGTCTCAAGCGAGTCGTCGGCAAGCGGGATGCCCATCGGACCGTCTTTCTTCCCGAACGCGAGGACGCGGGCGTTCGCCGGGAGCGCCACCTCCTCGATGCTGTAGCCGTTCATGGGCGACTCCTCGGTCACCGTCACGAGGATGACCTGCAGGTGTTGGGCGATGTCCGCGATGGCGCGGATAGACCCGCCGAGCAGCGCGTTCTTCGCACCGATAGCGCCGAGACGCTCGGGGTAGACGATTTCGTCCACTTCCTTCGCGTACTTCTGGTACACCTCCTCGCGGTAGTCCTCGTCGACCCGGAGCACCGTCCGACAGCCGAAGTGCTTGCCGATCATGCACGCCGCGAAGTTCACGTTGAGGTCGGCGGTGAGCGCGCCGAGGGCGTCGGCCGCCTCGATACCGGCGTCGACGAGCACTTCCTCGCGGGAGCCGTCGCCTTCGACCACGTCGAAGTCTGCTTCGCGGGCCCGTTTGACCCGGTCGCGGTCCAACTCCACCAGGACGATGTCGTGACCCTCCTCGCGGAGGACGCGAGCGGTGCGCAGCCCAACCCGTCCAGCACCAATGATAACGAACCGCATGATAAGACGGTATGTCGGCGGAGGCAAATAACCTTCCCCCGATTCGACCGAAGGGGCCGCGCTCGGTCGAAGCAAGGCTTTTGACGACTGTGGTAGAATATCTCACGCATGGTTCACGCGTTCATCATGGTGAAGACCGGAGCCGGCGAGTCGGAACAGCTTCTCGGTCCTATCCGCGACTTCGAGACGGTGACGGAGGCGCACATCGTCGCGGGCGCGTACGACATCATCGCCGAGGTCGACACCGACGCGGTCTACGAAGTGCTGAAGACGGCGTCGAGCCGCGTCCAGAGCTTAGAGGGCGTCGCCGACACGAAGACGTACATCTCGCTTGACGACTGAGGGACCGCGCGCTCAGCGCTCGATGTCGAACGGCCCGTTGCGCTCGACGAACGCGACGTGTTCCTCGCGCTGGCGGGCGAGCTCCGGCGGCAGCTCCTCGTAGACGTTGTCGAACAGCTCGTCGGCCCCCGGTTCGGGCGTCGCCTCGGCGCGCTCGACGGCCTCGCGCAGTTCCTCGTCGGCGTCGTCACGCATGGCGTCGAGCGCCGCGTCGTCGACGACCTCCTGCTCGCGACAGAACGACTCGAAGCGGTCGAGGGGGTCGCGCGTCCGCCACTCGGGGAGTTCCGGGTCGTCGTCGCGGTAGCGCGAGGGGTCGTCGGCGGTCGTGTGTGGCCCCTGTCGGTAGGTGAGGCTCTCGATGAGCACCGGCTCGCCGGCGCGGGCCTTCTCGAACCCGCGCTCGACGGCTTCCCTGACCGCCAGCGGGTCGTTTCCGTCGACCTGCATGCCGTCCATCCCGTAGGCGTCGGCCTTCGCCGCGATGGACTCACTGGCGGTCTGGCGCTCGCGGGGGAGCGAAATCGCCCAGCCGTTGTTCTCGCAGAAGAAGACGACCGGCGCGTCGAAGACGCCCGCGAAGTTCAGGCCCTCGTGGAAGTCGCCCTCGGAGGTCGCGCCGTCGCCGAAGCAGACCAGCGCCCCGTAGTCGTCGCCGCGGTAGTTCGCGGCCATGCCGACGCCGGCGGCGTGGGGAATCTGGCTCCCGATGGGGACCGCCTGCGGGAATACCGGCACGTCGTGGTCGGAGTCGTACTCGGCGTGGCCACGCCGGAAGAGGAGGATGTCGCTCGGCGGCACCCCGCGGGCGAGTTGGAGGGCGTTCGACCGATAGGTCGGCAGCAACACGTCGTCGTCGCGCATGGCGTGGGCGGCCCCGATTTGAGAGGCCTCCTGTCCGCGGAACGGCGGGTAGCCGCTCATCCATCCGCGTCGCTGGAGGGCGAGTGCACGCTCGTCGAACCGTCGCGCTCGAATCATGTCGCGGAGGGCGGCGCGGGCGTCGTCTGCGGTGAAACCCGTGTCGTCCAGCCCGCGCTCTGCGATGAGTCGGTGCATGGCGGTGAGTCACGGTCCTTCGTGATAAACGTCACCCGTCCGCGGGGTCGCTCCGGCGGGCGGTTCGACCGACGGCGGCGCGGGACGAGCGGGTCGCCGAGAGCGACAGGCCAAAGACTACCGCCTCCATAGGTCGGCTATGGTCTCGGTGGTCAACCTCGTGCTCATGGGCGCGGTCATCGCCCTCCACACGCTCGTCGCGGCGGTCATGACCCGCTTTTTCCGCCTTCGACTGAAGACGCAGTGGGGCTACATCCTGTACGCCCTGTTTCTGATTCCGCTCGTGCTGTTCGTCTCGACGCTGGTGTTCTCCGGCGTGTTCGGCATCGGCGTTGACCTCGGCAGCCCCACCGCGGCACTCGGCGTCATGATAGGGATGCCGCTGGCGCTCGGGTTCACTATCGACACGCTCTACGTCCCGCCGCCGGAGGAGTACGAGAACCTCCCGAACTCGCGGTGAGTCGCGAATCGGGTGGCGGTTATTCCGCGAGAATCTCTTCGAGCGCTGCCTCCACCGCGTCGAGCACGTCCTCGGGCGACTGCGTCGCGTCGACGCGGACGAACCGCTCCGGTTCGGCCTCGATGAGTCGCTCGTAGTTGGCGCGCACGTCCGCGAGGTACGCCGCCTGTTCGAACTTGTTCGTCGCGCCGCTGCGCGCGGCGGCCGTCTCGGGGTCCACGTCGAGGTAGATGGTCTTGTCCGGCGGCCGAGTGAACGCCGTGTGGATGCCTCTGATGTATTCCATCGGGCGTCTGAGGTCGCTGTCGCGGAGCGAGGCGGCCTGATAGGCGTACCGCGAGTCGGAGTAGCGGTCGGAGATGACGAGGTCGCCGTCGGCGAGGGCGGGCCGGACGACCCGCGAGAGGTGGTCCGCGTGGTCGGCGGTAAAGAGGAACAGCGTAGCGAGCGGGTCGGCGTCGTCGTCGGCGATAGCGCGGTTGACGGCCTCTCCGTACCACGAGTCCGACGTGGGCTCGCGCGTGAAGACGGCGTCGGGGTACGCGTCGTGGAGCGCCTCCCAAACGGTCGTCTTCCCGCTCCCGTCGAGCCCTTCGAGCGTGACGAGCATACCCTACCAACTCGGCGCTCCGGAAAAAGCGCGCCGAAGCGAGCCGCCGCAACGATAATGTCAACGCAAACCGATACGTGAGACTGTGACATCCACCCGAGAGTGGTGGAACGACCTCTTGCCGAGGGAAAAGCCGTACAGCGTCGTCCGCTTCGACGAGAGCGTCCCCCCGACTGACACGTCGTTCGCGACGAAGCAGTCCGAGGTCGACCACCCGAGCGACGCGCCCGACGAGTGCCTCGAGGCGGCCGAAGAACTCGTCGTCTACGACCAAGTCGGTCGGATGGTAAAGCGCACCGACGGCTCGGTCGCGCCCTCGGTTCTCTTCTGAGCGGGTCCGCGCGGAAACCGTCGCCGCGGGCCGGAAAGTCGAACGCGTCCTTCGAGGAGCGTCGTTCCCATCGGAGCGTTCCCCGGCGAAATCGACCTCTATTCCCCGTTAGCTTTACCCTCATTCCGCCGAATATTACGCCATGAAAGTCCTTGTCCTCGGCGGAACCGGCTTCGTCGGTACCAACCTCTGCCGCGAACTGCAGTCGCGGGGACACAGCGTGACCGCGATGTCGCGGAGTCCGAACAGCGAGGACCTCCCCGACGGCGTCGAGAAGGCGATGGGGGACGTGACGGATTACGACTCCATCGCGGGCGCGTTCGAGGGGAAAGACGCTGTCGTGAACCTCGTCGCGCTCTCGCCGCTTTTCAAACCGGACGGCGGCTACCGGATGCACGATATCGTCAACTGGCAGGGCACCGAAAACGTCGTAAAGGCCGCCGAATCGCACGGCGTGTCGCGACTCGTCCAGATGAGCGCCCTCGACGCGGACCCCGACGCCGATACGGCGTACATCCGCTCGAAAGGCAAGGCCGAGAACGCGGTGAAGTCGTCGTCGCTGGATTGGACGATTTTCCGACCGTCGATTATCTTCGGCGACGGCGCGGAGATTATCTCGTTCACGAAGCGGCTCAAGGGGATGTTCGCGCCCGGCGTCCCCCTGTATCCGCTTCCGGGGAACGGGAAGACGCGCTTCCAACCCATCTGGATCGACGACCTGACGCCGATGTTCGAACGGGCGCTCGAAGACGACGAGCACATCGGAGAGACCTACGAAATCGGCGGCCCGGAGGTGATTACGCTCCGCGAGCTGACCGAGATGGTCTACGAGTCGGAGGACAAGTCCATCACCATCGTCCCACTCCCGATGCCGCTGGCCCAAGTCGGACTCACCGTTCTCGGGGCGGTCCCGGGGTTCCCGATGGGCGCAGACCAGTATCGGTCGCTCAAAATTGACAGCACGGTCCGAGACAACGATGCGGAGGCCTTCGGCGTCGACACGTCGTCGATGAAAACGTTCGAACGCTACCTCGCCGACCGAAACTGACGGAAATTTAACCGTTAATCGAGATTAGGAAGTTATGAACCTCGGCTCATTTCGCCGGTATCAGGGCCTACCACGCTATAATGACTGATTAACACCTGTTCCGAGTCGCCGTTTTTCGGCGATAATCTGACGCTGGGAATACACTTCCCCATCACAACGCTTATGTCTGCGTTCGTACTGCAATTCACGCAATGGCGAGGGGACCGAACCTATGAAGCTCGCAATGATCGGATTCGGGCAAGCCGGGGGAAAAGTAGTCGACAAGTTCGTCGAGTACGACCGTGAACGCAACGCTGGAATCGTCCGCGCTGCGGTCGCTGTAAACTCCGCGAAAGCTGACTTGCTCG
Proteins encoded in this window:
- a CDS encoding DUF5813 family protein; translation: MSEDDIPGRVRRAFGDHGSFEPVDDRTFESVTTPFDGTVSVAAQESGHVEFGVEVRVPMLSAVADDVAPVVEDGWYETFELRLEDVNGVVAGDHDLDPDVTRAGDEAVVRASFADINERRGVDDAGAVIDYVEGTFVEGIIPGYDYGEPVTSLIQNARDAAGAGF
- a CDS encoding Lrp/AsnC ligand binding domain-containing protein — its product is MVYAYIMVKAAPVSDSIDQLKQELLAVSDGIVSAHIVAGDVDFIVKVEVDTPADVKDIAGGIQSVPGIEDTQTYIAMD
- a CDS encoding TrkA family potassium uptake protein codes for the protein MRFVIIGAGRVGLRTARVLREEGHDIVLVELDRDRVKRAREADFDVVEGDGSREEVLVDAGIEAADALGALTADLNVNFAACMIGKHFGCRTVLRVDEDYREEVYQKYAKEVDEIVYPERLGAIGAKNALLGGSIRAIADIAQHLQVILVTVTEESPMNGYSIEEVALPANARVLAFGKKDGPMGIPLADDSLETGDRVAVLADFDVLNDVRQLLVGDEVVTAPGGA
- a CDS encoding Lrp/AsnC ligand binding domain-containing protein; the protein is MVHAFIMVKTGAGESEQLLGPIRDFETVTEAHIVAGAYDIIAEVDTDAVYEVLKTASSRVQSLEGVADTKTYISLDD
- a CDS encoding thiamine pyrophosphate-dependent dehydrogenase E1 component subunit alpha yields the protein MHRLIAERGLDDTGFTADDARAALRDMIRARRFDERALALQRRGWMSGYPPFRGQEASQIGAAHAMRDDDVLLPTYRSNALQLARGVPPSDILLFRRGHAEYDSDHDVPVFPQAVPIGSQIPHAAGVGMAANYRGDDYGALVCFGDGATSEGDFHEGLNFAGVFDAPVVFFCENNGWAISLPRERQTASESIAAKADAYGMDGMQVDGNDPLAVREAVERGFEKARAGEPVLIESLTYRQGPHTTADDPSRYRDDDPELPEWRTRDPLDRFESFCREQEVVDDAALDAMRDDADEELREAVERAEATPEPGADELFDNVYEELPPELARQREEHVAFVERNGPFDIER
- the tmk gene encoding dTMP kinase, producing the protein MLVTLEGLDGSGKTTVWEALHDAYPDAVFTREPTSDSWYGEAVNRAIADDDADPLATLFLFTADHADHLSRVVRPALADGDLVISDRYSDSRYAYQAASLRDSDLRRPMEYIRGIHTAFTRPPDKTIYLDVDPETAAARSGATNKFEQAAYLADVRANYERLIEAEPERFVRVDATQSPEDVLDAVEAALEEILAE
- a CDS encoding complex I NDUFA9 subunit family protein produces the protein MKVLVLGGTGFVGTNLCRELQSRGHSVTAMSRSPNSEDLPDGVEKAMGDVTDYDSIAGAFEGKDAVVNLVALSPLFKPDGGYRMHDIVNWQGTENVVKAAESHGVSRLVQMSALDADPDADTAYIRSKGKAENAVKSSSLDWTIFRPSIIFGDGAEIISFTKRLKGMFAPGVPLYPLPGNGKTRFQPIWIDDLTPMFERALEDDEHIGETYEIGGPEVITLRELTEMVYESEDKSITIVPLPMPLAQVGLTVLGAVPGFPMGADQYRSLKIDSTVRDNDAEAFGVDTSSMKTFERYLADRN